The Girardinichthys multiradiatus isolate DD_20200921_A chromosome Y, DD_fGirMul_XY1, whole genome shotgun sequence genome has a window encoding:
- the LOC124864816 gene encoding LOW QUALITY PROTEIN: P43 5S RNA-binding protein-like (The sequence of the model RefSeq protein was modified relative to this genomic sequence to represent the inferred CDS: inserted 1 base in 1 codon), giving the protein MNGVRGSKRLFNCTHADCGATFSREWKLKEHKTVHTGARPYLCAIAGCGRRFKRKTHLRSHLLHHKGIKQYQCNSTGCGKTFFFANKLNRHVXHGNKAGVFKCSQQNCTLSFKKRRMLKLHLQAHNVPLTFKCSKDGCAATFNSHIARKAHEKKHAGYRCPHDGCQVLEHTWGKLQKHMAKHPATFSCSVCKKVFKKAGALQRHKRTHASHKPVLVCPRDNCQAYFSTTFNLEHHIRKVHLQLLKYKCSFPDCPRMFAMRESMQRHLCHHDPTATTLMKQRRQKKTWQKRLDGNNRGLVEENLGRLFALRMRLSRRAKVETNLSGLFNERKIPHYVDPEVNLRDLFGIKQPRPFEMPETGPVKS; this is encoded by the exons ATGAATGGTGTTCGTGGTAGTAAACGATTGTTTAACTGCACCCACGCTGACTGTGGAGCGACTTTCTCAAGGGAGTGGAAGCTGAAGGAACACAAGACTGTGCACACCGGAGCA CGCCCGTATCTGTGCGCAATCGCTGGATGCGGTCGTCGCTTCAAGAGGAAAACCCACCTGAGAAGCCACTTGCTTCACCATAAAGGGATAAAGCAGTACca ATGTAATAGTACAGGTTGCGGGAAGACTTTCTTCTTCGCCAACAAGCTTAATAGACATG CTCATGGAAACAAAGCTGGCGTTTTCAAG TGCAGCCAACAGAACTGCACCCTGAGCTTCAAGAAGCGCAGAATGTTGAAGCTACACTTACAGGCGCATAATGTGCCACTAACATTCAA ATGTTCTAAAGATGGATGTGCTGCAACATTCAACTCCCACATTGCCCGCAAAGCCCATGAGAAAAAGCATGCAG GTTACCGCTGCCCTCATGATGGCTGCCAGGTCCTTGAGCACACCTGGGGAAAACTTCAGAAACACATGGCTAAACACCCAG CTACCTtttcctgctcagtctgcaaGAAGGTGTTTAAGAAAGCTGGTGCTCTGCAGAGGCACAAACGAACCCATGCTTCCCATAAGCCTGTACTCGTGTGTCCCAGAGATAACTGCCAGGCctacttctccacaaccttcaacCTGGAGCACCACATTCGCAAGGTGCATCTTCAGCTACTAAAGTACAAGTGTTCCTTTCCTGACTGCCCTCGGATGTTTGCTATGAGG GAGAGTATGCAAAGACACCTTTGTCACCATGATCCCACTGCCACCACTCTGATG aaacaaagaagacaaaagaaAACCTGGCAGAAACGCTTGGATGGAAACAATCGGGGGCTTGTCGAGGAGAACCTGGGTCGCCTCTTTGCTCTTCGCATGCGGCTCTCCAGACGCGCCAAAGTGGAAACCAACCTTTCAGGCCTGTTCAACGAACGCAAGATCCCGCACTATGTAGACCCAGAAGTCAACCTACGGGACCTGTTTGGAATCAAGCAGCCCCGTCCTTTTGAGATGCCTGAGACTGGACCAGTGAAAAGTTAA